The window TTCTCGCGCCAAGAATTCAGCTCGACACCGTCGAAGACATAGTCGGTCGAGTAGTGCACGACGCGGGCGTCGATGCGTTTCGCCGCGGCACCGATCACGGCCAGTGCGTCGCCATTGATGCGCTGCGCGAGTTCGGGTTCGTCCTCGGCACGATCGACCGCCGTGTAGGCGGCGGCGTTGACGATCCAGCGTGGTCGCGTGGTCTCGATCAGGGTGCCCAGCGCATCGGCGTCGGCGAGATCGATGCGCTCGCAGTCGACGCCGCCCGGCAGCACGCCCTTGCGCGTGGTCGCCACGATCGGGCCAAGCGCGGCCAGCGCGCGATGCAGTTCGAAACCGACTTGGCCGTCGGCGCCGAGCAGCAGGATCGTCACGGCGAATACACCGGCAGGCGTGCCTCGGGAATGTCGGCGAGGAACGGGGCCTTCAAGTCCTTGTCCGACAGTGCGGGTTCGGCGATCGGCCAGTCGATCGCCAGCGCGGCATCGTTCCAGCGCAGATTCGCATCGGCGGCGCGGTCATACGGTGTGGTCACTAGGTAGTGGAACAACGCGTGTTCGCTGGTCACGACGAAGCCGTGCGCGAAGCCTTCCGGCACCCACATCTGGCGCTTGTTCTCGGCCGACAGCACGGCGGCGGTCCACCGCCCGAACGTCGGCGAGCCACGGCGGATATCGACGGCGACGTCGTACACCTCGCCCTCGATCACGCTGACGAGTTTGCCCTGCGGATTCGGCCACTGGTAATGCAGACCGCGCAATACCCCGCGTGCAGATCGCGACATGTTGGTCTGCACGACATTGAAGTCGAGGCCGTGTTCGGCATAACGCGCGCGGTTCCAGCCCTCGAAGAAGAAGCCGCGACTGTCGCCGAAGACATCGGGTTCGATCAGCTTGACGCCTGGCAGCGTCGTGTCGATCACCCTCATCGCATGCCCTCGCCGCGCGCGATGCGCGCGAGGTAGTCGCCGTAGCCGGATTTGGCCAGTGGTGCGGCGATGCGCAACAGTTGTTCGGCATCGATCCAGCCGTTCTGGAAGGCGATTTCTTCCGGACAGCAGACGCGCAGGCCCTGGCGCGAGACGATGGTCTCGATGAAGTTGCCGGCCTCGATCAGCGATTCGTGCGTGCCGGTATCGAGCCAGGCATAACCGCGACCGAGTTTTTCGCAGCGCAGATTGCCTTGTGCCAGATACACCTTGTTGAGGTCGGTGATCTCGAGTTCGCCGCGCGGCGAAGGTTTCAATGCGGCGGCGTAGTCGCTGGCCTGGCCATCGTAGAAATACAGGCCGGTGACGGCGTAGTTCGACTTCGGCTGTTTCGGCTTTTCCTCGAGGCTGAGCACGCGACCGGCCTCATCGAACTCGGCGACACCGTAGCGTTCCGGGTCGCGCACGTAGTAGCCGAACACGGTCGCGCCCTCGGTCTGTGCGGCCGCACGCCGCAGCACGTCGGTGAGGCCGTGGCCGTAGAAGATGTTGTCGCCGAGCACCAGGCAGGACGGCTTGCCGCCGACGAAATCACGCCCGATCAGATACGCCTGCGCCAGACCATCCGGACTCGGCTGCACCGCGTACCGGATGTTCATGCCCCAGGCCGAGCCGTCGCCGAGCAGGCGCTTGAACAATTCCTGCTCGTGCGGGGTGTTGATGATGAGCACGTCGCGGATGCCGGCGAGCATCAGCACGCTGAGCGGGTAATAGATCATCGGCTTGTCGTACACCGGCAGCAGCTGTTTGCTGACCGCGAGCGTAAGCGGATGCAGGCGCGAACCGGCGCCGCCGGCGAGAATGATGCCTTTCATGGTCGTTCCTTGGTTATGCGCTGCCGAGGCGTTCGCCGCGGTAGCTGCCGTCGAGGACGCGACCGCACCAGGCCTGGTGGGCGAGGTACCAGTCGACGGTCCTGGCGATGCCGGATTCGAAGGTTTCGGTCGGGGTCCAGCCGAGTTCGCCGCGGATCTTGCCGGCGTCGATGGCGTAACGACGGTCGTGGCCGGGGCGGTCGCGGACGTAGGTGATCAGGTCGGTGCGTGTCGTGCCGTTCGGGCGCGGGCGGCGCTCGTCGACGAGCCGGATGATCGTGTTCACGACGTCGATGTTCATCATCTCGGCATTGCCGCCGACGTTGTAGACCTCGCCGACACGGCCGCGCTCAAGCACGGTGCGGATGGCACGACAGTGGTCGAGCACATACAGCCAGTCGCGCACGTTCTTGCCGTCGCCGTAGACCGGCAGCGGCTGGTCCATCAGCGCCTTCTGGATCATCAGCGGCACGAGCTTTTCCGGGAACTGGTAGGGCCCGTAGTTGTTCGAGCAATTCGTGGTCAATACCGGCAGGCCGTAGGTGTGATGCCAGGCCCGGACCAGATGATCGCTCGCGGCCTTGCTGGCCGAATACGGCGAGTTCGGGGCGTACGGCGTGTCTTCGCGGAAGGCGCCGGTATCGCCGAGCGAGCCGTAGACCTCGTCAGTCGAGACATGCAGGAAGCGGAAGGCCGACTTCTCCGGCTCGGGCAGTTCGCGCCAGTAGCCGAGCGTCGCCTGCAGCAGGTTCATGGTGCCGACGACATTGGTCTGAATGAAGGTGCCGGGGCCGTCGATCGAGCGGTCGACATGGCTTTCGGCCGCGAAGTTGACGACGGCACTCGGCTGGTACTGCTTCAGCAGCTGCGCGACGAGGTCGCGATCGCCGATGTCGCCCTGCACGAACTTGTGGTGCGGGCTGCGTTCCAGCGACGCCAGGGTGTCGAGGTTGCCGGCATAGGTCAGTGCATCGAGGTTGATGATGCGGTGTTCACCGCCGCCGACCAGGTCCAGCACGAAATTGCCGCCGATGAAGCCGGCGCCGCCGGTAACAAGAAGTGTCTGCATGAATCCGGAGTCCTTGGACAGGACGCCATCATACCGGGACACTGTGGACGACTTGGCTCGGGACGGTGACATGACGGTGGTACTGGCAGCGTTGGCAGGGTTCTCGATCGGGATGGCCGGTCTGCTGGCCGTGGCGATGGGCACGGCCTATCGGGATCTTCCGCTGTCCTGGACCGCTCGCTTCGGCGGTGGGGTGATGCTCGCGGGTCTGGCGCACACCTCCTGGCACCATATCGGGTTCGCGGCTCTGGTCGATGCGGCGCCCGCGCCGATCTATGGTTGGGGGCTCTTCCTGCAATCGCTCGGTTTCTATCTGCTGCTGCGCGGGCTGCTGCAACCGGCTGGCCTGCCGCATCGGCTGGATGGGCTGCTGGTGGCCGCCGTGCTCGGCCTGGCCGAATTGACCCCGCCGACCCTGGCCATCCCGGTGTCGTTGGCGTTGGGGACGGGTTTTGCCCTGCATCTTGCTGCGCTGCTGTATCGCTTGCGGACCACCCGCAGGTGGTTCCGGGTCGAACTTCCAGTGGTCGGTTTGTTCGCGCTGATGGGGCTGATCGTGGCGGTGACCGGCTGGCTGACGCCAGGCACGATCGGCTGGCCGCAGTTCGCGCTGGTGTATTCGCTCCAGATCGCCGCGGCCTTCCTGCTCGTCGGCTGGTTGCTGTTGGCGGTACCGGACCTGGCGAACAAGACCCAGGAAGCGGTGGCGGTCAGTTATGCGCAATCGAGTCTCGGTCGGGTCGATGTCGATGCGGCTTCCGAACGGTTGCGGCAATTGTTCGAGCATGAACGGGTCTACCGCGACGAGGCCCTGAGCCTGTCCAAGGTCGCCGCCCTGGTCGAGCTGAGCGCGCACCAGCTGTCGGAACTGCTCAATGCCCGGTTTGGCCTCGGCTTTTCCCGCTATGTGCGCCAGTACCGCGTCGCGGCCGCGCGGCGCATGCTGGTCGAGGAACCGCGCGCCTCGGTGCTGTCGGTCGGCCTGTCGGTCGGGTTCGGTTCGCAATCGACCTTCTACGTCGCCTTCAAGGACGAGGTCGGCGTGGTCCCGGGCGAATATCGGCGGCGACAACTCGGTCCGGATGCATCATCTGTTCCGGAATGATCGTTTCGGACGACGCCTGGCGTCGCGGCCGCGCATGCTGACCTCCGGTTCATCCAACGGAGTACTGCCATGCTGTCGATTACCGATTCTTCTGCTATCCACCTGGCCTATGCCTGCTATCTGGCCATCTCGGTCGCGCTGACCATCTGGGTGGCGCGGGCGCTGTCCAGCACCGGCGAAACCTTCCTGATCCGCTGCTTCGGCCAGGACCAGGAGCTGGCGCGTTCCACCAACCATCTGCTGGTCATCGGTTTCTACCTGGTCAACCTCGGCTTCATCTGTTATCGCCTCGGCTTCTGGACACCCGGCGAGCGGGACATCGCCGCTGAAGTCACGTCGCGGGTCGGCGTCACCCTGCTGGTGCTCGGCGCCATGCACTTCTTCAACATGGTGATGATCGCGCGCATGGGTCGCACCGTCAGTGCCTGGCTCGCCGAACAGGCCCCGACGTCGGAACTGCCCGATTCGCTGGACTCGGCAGGACCGCGCATGCCGCCGCCCTTGCCCCGCCGCTGAACCCAAACGAAGCGCCCTCCATCCGGAGGGCGCTGGGGCTTGCGTCGATAGGCAGGTTTTAGAACGGAATTTCGTCGTCGTCGAAGGGCGTATTGCTCGGCTGCGGCGCTGCTGGGCGGCTGCTGCCACCGCCGCCGCCGCGATCCGACCCGCCGTAATTGCCGCCACCGCCACCGCCACCGCTGCGCGGGGCGTTGCTGCGTTCCGGGCGTTCGCTGCGGGAGCCGCCGCCTTCGCCGGCGCCCGGCTTGCCGCCAAGCATCTGCATCTCGTTGGCGATGATGTCGGTGCTGAAGCGCTCGATGCCTTCCTTGTCGGTGTACTTGTCGGTGCGCAACGACCCTTCGACGTAGACCTGGCTGCCCTTGCGCAGGTATTCACCGGCGATTTCGGCCAGCTTGCCGAAGAACTTGATGCGGTGCCATTCGGTCCGTTCCTGTTTCTCGCCGGTCTGCTTGTCGTTCCACGACTCGGACGTGGCGATGCGGATCGACGTGATCGCGCCGCCACTCTGGGTGTATCGGGTTTCGGGATCGGCGCCGAGATTGCCGACCAGGATGACTTTGTTGACGCCGCGGGACATGGAAACTCCTTGAATCGAAACGGGCGAGGGCGGGAGCGCCTTCGAGGACCGGCATCTTCGCGCATCGTGCCGGCGGACGAAAGCCGGCGCCGTCGCAAATGCCGTTGCGAAATGTCGGATCAACGGGGCGTCAGCCTATAATCGACGAGTCTCAGATCCTGCGAGTTGTCCGTGTCTGCCATCGCGTCCGCCGCGTCCCCGCTGTTGCCTGTCCGCTTTGACGAAGTCCGTGCCCACGCCGAGCCCGGCATGGCCGAGGTCGATCGCCTCATCCGGCGCCGGCTCGGTTCGGACGTGATGCTGGTGAACCAGGTCGCCGAACACATCGTCAGTGGGGGCGGCAAGCGCCTGCGGCCGATGCTGGTGCTGCTGGCGGCCGAAGCGGCGGGTTATCGCGGCACGCAGCACTTCCAGGCGGCGGCGGTGATCGAATTCATCCACACCGCGACCTTGCTGCACGACGACGTCGTCGACGAGTCCGACTTGCGCCGTGGCCGCCGCACCGCAAACGCGGTGTTCGGCAATGCCGCCAGCGTGCTGGTCGGCGACTACCTGTATTCGCGCGCCTTCCAGCTGATGGTCGAACTCGAGCGCATGCGCATCATGCAGGTGATGGCCGACACCACCAACCAGATTGCCGAAGGCGAAGTGCTGCAGTTGATGCACATCGGCAATCCGGACACCGACGAGGCCGCGTATCTGCGCGTGATCGAGCGCAAGACCGCGGTGCTGTTCGCGGCGGCGTGCCGTGTCGGCGCGATCCTTGCCGACGCGCCGAAAGTCGTTGAAGACGCGCTCGCCGATTACGGCATGGCGCTCGGCATGGCCTTCCAGATCGCCGATGACGTGCTCGACTACGTGTCGGATGCCGACACGATGGGCAAGAACGTGGGCGACGATCTCGCCGAAGGCAAGCCGACGCTGCCGTTGATCCACGCGCTCCAGCATGCCGATGCGGAATCGGCGCAGACCATTCGCCGCGTCATCGAAACCGGTGGCCTCGATTCGCTCGACCGAGTCATCGGCGCGATCCGCGACAGCGGTGCGATCGACTACAGCGTCGCGCGCGCGCAAGGCTATGCCGATGCGGCGCATCGCGCGTTGAACGCTTTGCCGGACAGCGTCGCGCGCGCAAGTCTGGACACGCTCGCGCGCTATGCGATTTGCCGCGATCACTGAATCGCGCCATCATCCGCAGCAATGGCGTGTCCCGGAATGCCGGGCCATTCTCGACGTCCGAGAGGCGGGATAGATGGATCTTGAAGCGCACGATCAGGCTCCGGAATTGCGCGGACTGGTGTTCGTGGTCGACGACGATCCAGGCATGCGCTCGGCATTGACCCGGCTGTTCATCTCCGCCGGGGCAAAGGTGTCGTCCTTCGATTCCGGCCAGCAGCTGCTTGCGGAAGAACGCCTCGATGAAGTCGACTGCATCGTGCTCGACCTCAGGATGCCGCAGATGAGTGGCCTGCAAGTGCAGGCGGCGCTGAACGATCGCCAATGCCGCGCGCCGACGCTGTTCCTGACCGGTGCCGCCGATGTGCCCGCCGCCGTGTCGGCGATGCAGGGCGGCGCATTCGACTTCATCGAGAAGCCTTTCGACAACACCCATCTGCTCGCCCGCGTTCGCTCCGCCATCCAGCACGGCATCCAGCAACGCCATCCGGCGAAGTCTCAACAGGCCACAGAGCTGGCCGATTTCCGGCGCAGGTTGTCGTTGCTGACGCCGCGCGAACAACAAGTGCTGACGCAGGTCGTCACCGGACAGACCAGCAAGCAGATCGCGCGTACGCTCGGGGCCAGTCATCGCACGATCGAAATCCATCGTGCGCACGTGATGGAGAAGCTTGCGGCCGCGACACTGGCGGACCTCGTCCGCATGCATATCCTGTCGAGCGCAGCCAACTAGCGGGCAAGCCCGGCGCATAGGTATCCGTGCGTATGGAAGCGTGATCGTGCAGCGCCTAGGCTGTGCTCATGGACAATCGTTCTTCGTCGAAATTCGTCGATGCAGGAGTGATGTCAGCCGCCGGGAGCTTGCCATGCCGATCGTCTCACTCGACACTTCATCCGCGGACGCCGGCGTCAGCGAGCGTCGTTCCAACGGTTCGTTTGCTCCGCCCGGAGGGTCAGCTGTGTCGATCGAGCCGTTGCTGCGCACCGCACTGAAAGATTTCCCCGGCGGCGTCTGGCTGCTGGATCCCGATGGACAGATCGTGGTCCGCAATACCATTGCGAAGGATCTGGAGTTGCGACGCTGGCGGGTCGGCGAGCGCATCGCGACGATGTGGGAGGCGGTTTTCGATCCGCGGCTTCAGGCGAAATTGCGCGAGTGGGGGCGCTATTGTGCCGAATTCGAACTGGTGACCGACAGCGTCGAAATCGCGCTGGTCAGTCGCGTCGAACTCCAGCTCGCCCTGGTCGAGGACGCCGATGGCGCGCTGCTCGGCATGTCGATCCACTCGCGCGACACCAGCCGCGAATGGTCGCGTGAACAGGCGCTCCAGGATCGTCATGTCGAGCTCGAGCACGCCTACAGCCAACTGAAGCAGGCGCAACTGCAACTGCTGCAATCCGAGAAAATGGCGTCGATCGGCCAGCTTGCCGCGGGTGTCGCGCATGAAATCAACAATCCGATCGGCTACGTGCATTCCAACCTCGGCACCCTCAAGGGATATGTGCAGAGCCTGTTGTCACTGATCGATGTCTACGAGCGAACGGGTACCTCGTCGCCGCAAGTGGCCGAACTGCGCGGTCGGGTCGATTTCGAATACCTGAAGGGCGATCTGCCGCAGCTGGTCGAGGAAAGCCGCGAGGGCATCTCGCGCGTCCGCAAGATCGTCGGTGACCTGCGCAACTTCTCGCATGCCGGCCAGATCGCGAGCGAAGAATGGATCATGGCCGATATCCATCACGGCCTGGAAAGCACGCTCAACATCGTCTGGAACGAGCTGAAATACAAGGTGGAACTGACCCGGGACTATGCCGATCTGCCCTTGATCGAATGCATGCCCGCGCAATTGAATCAGGTCTTCATG of the Lysobacterales bacterium genome contains:
- a CDS encoding response regulator transcription factor, which gives rise to MDLEAHDQAPELRGLVFVVDDDPGMRSALTRLFISAGAKVSSFDSGQQLLAEERLDEVDCIVLDLRMPQMSGLQVQAALNDRQCRAPTLFLTGAADVPAAVSAMQGGAFDFIEKPFDNTHLLARVRSAIQHGIQQRHPAKSQQATELADFRRRLSLLTPREQQVLTQVVTGQTSKQIARTLGASHRTIEIHRAHVMEKLAAATLADLVRMHILSSAAN
- the rfbB gene encoding dTDP-glucose 4,6-dehydratase produces the protein MQTLLVTGGAGFIGGNFVLDLVGGGEHRIINLDALTYAGNLDTLASLERSPHHKFVQGDIGDRDLVAQLLKQYQPSAVVNFAAESHVDRSIDGPGTFIQTNVVGTMNLLQATLGYWRELPEPEKSAFRFLHVSTDEVYGSLGDTGAFREDTPYAPNSPYSASKAASDHLVRAWHHTYGLPVLTTNCSNNYGPYQFPEKLVPLMIQKALMDQPLPVYGDGKNVRDWLYVLDHCRAIRTVLERGRVGEVYNVGGNAEMMNIDVVNTIIRLVDERRPRPNGTTRTDLITYVRDRPGHDRRYAIDAGKIRGELGWTPTETFESGIARTVDWYLAHQAWCGRVLDGSYRGERLGSA
- a CDS encoding helix-turn-helix transcriptional regulator → MTVVLAALAGFSIGMAGLLAVAMGTAYRDLPLSWTARFGGGVMLAGLAHTSWHHIGFAALVDAAPAPIYGWGLFLQSLGFYLLLRGLLQPAGLPHRLDGLLVAAVLGLAELTPPTLAIPVSLALGTGFALHLAALLYRLRTTRRWFRVELPVVGLFALMGLIVAVTGWLTPGTIGWPQFALVYSLQIAAAFLLVGWLLLAVPDLANKTQEAVAVSYAQSSLGRVDVDAASERLRQLFEHERVYRDEALSLSKVAALVELSAHQLSELLNARFGLGFSRYVRQYRVAAARRMLVEEPRASVLSVGLSVGFGSQSTFYVAFKDEVGVVPGEYRRRQLGPDASSVPE
- the rfbC gene encoding dTDP-4-dehydrorhamnose 3,5-epimerase gives rise to the protein MRVIDTTLPGVKLIEPDVFGDSRGFFFEGWNRARYAEHGLDFNVVQTNMSRSARGVLRGLHYQWPNPQGKLVSVIEGEVYDVAVDIRRGSPTFGRWTAAVLSAENKRQMWVPEGFAHGFVVTSEHALFHYLVTTPYDRAADANLRWNDAALAIDWPIAEPALSDKDLKAPFLADIPEARLPVYSP
- the rfbA gene encoding glucose-1-phosphate thymidylyltransferase RfbA, which codes for MKGIILAGGAGSRLHPLTLAVSKQLLPVYDKPMIYYPLSVLMLAGIRDVLIINTPHEQELFKRLLGDGSAWGMNIRYAVQPSPDGLAQAYLIGRDFVGGKPSCLVLGDNIFYGHGLTDVLRRAAAQTEGATVFGYYVRDPERYGVAEFDEAGRVLSLEEKPKQPKSNYAVTGLYFYDGQASDYAAALKPSPRGELEITDLNKVYLAQGNLRCEKLGRGYAWLDTGTHESLIEAGNFIETIVSRQGLRVCCPEEIAFQNGWIDAEQLLRIAAPLAKSGYGDYLARIARGEGMR
- a CDS encoding sensor histidine kinase, with amino-acid sequence MWEAVFDPRLQAKLREWGRYCAEFELVTDSVEIALVSRVELQLALVEDADGALLGMSIHSRDTSREWSREQALQDRHVELEHAYSQLKQAQLQLLQSEKMASIGQLAAGVAHEINNPIGYVHSNLGTLKGYVQSLLSLIDVYERTGTSSPQVAELRGRVDFEYLKGDLPQLVEESREGISRVRKIVGDLRNFSHAGQIASEEWIMADIHHGLESTLNIVWNELKYKVELTRDYADLPLIECMPAQLNQVFMNLLINAGQSIREQGRIVLGTRMVNDNEIEVSVADSGEGIAPEHLQRIFDPFFTTKPVGAGTGLGLSLSYGIIQKHNGSIRAESKLGAGTTFIVRLPVQQPVREPIQGVVS
- a CDS encoding polyprenyl synthetase family protein is translated as MAEVDRLIRRRLGSDVMLVNQVAEHIVSGGGKRLRPMLVLLAAEAAGYRGTQHFQAAAVIEFIHTATLLHDDVVDESDLRRGRRTANAVFGNAASVLVGDYLYSRAFQLMVELERMRIMQVMADTTNQIAEGEVLQLMHIGNPDTDEAAYLRVIERKTAVLFAAACRVGAILADAPKVVEDALADYGMALGMAFQIADDVLDYVSDADTMGKNVGDDLAEGKPTLPLIHALQHADAESAQTIRRVIETGGLDSLDRVIGAIRDSGAIDYSVARAQGYADAAHRALNALPDSVARASLDTLARYAICRDH
- the ssb gene encoding single-stranded DNA-binding protein — its product is MSRGVNKVILVGNLGADPETRYTQSGGAITSIRIATSESWNDKQTGEKQERTEWHRIKFFGKLAEIAGEYLRKGSQVYVEGSLRTDKYTDKEGIERFSTDIIANEMQMLGGKPGAGEGGGSRSERPERSNAPRSGGGGGGGNYGGSDRGGGGGSSRPAAPQPSNTPFDDDEIPF